The Tamandua tetradactyla isolate mTamTet1 chromosome 8, mTamTet1.pri, whole genome shotgun sequence genome includes a window with the following:
- the LOC143643227 gene encoding olfactory receptor 8B8-like, protein MAIGNGSFVSEFILVGLTDNPDLQLPLFFLFLAMYMVTVFGNLGLITLIGLNSHLHTPMYFFLLNLSFIDLCYSSVITPKMLINFISRKNIISYISCMIQLYFFCSFGISECHVLTSMAYDRYVAITNPLLYNIAMSPKVCCNLMFGSYLMAFSSSMAHTVCMQRLTFCDSNTINHYFCDILPVLQLSCTSTFVNELVVYIVSVISIIIPSLTIFISYGFILCSILRINSIEGKFKAFSTCSSHIMAVSLFFGSCAFMYLQPSSARSMNEGKISSVFYTTVVPMMNPLIYSLRNKDVILALRKTLKRRII, encoded by the coding sequence ATGGCTATTGGAAATGGCTCTTTCgtgtctgaattcattctggTGGGATTAACAGACAACCCAGATCTCCAACTCCCCCTGTTTTTCCTGTTTCTAGCAATGTATATGGTCACTGTGTTTGGAAACTTGGGTTTGATAACTCTGATTGGGCTGAATTCCcaccttcacacccccatgtactttttcctccttAACTTGTCCTTCATAGACCTCTGTTATTCTTCTGTTATTACTCCCAAAATGCTGATCAACTTTATATCAAGGAAGAATATTATCTCCTATATTTCATGCATGATCCAGctctattttttctgttcttttggcaTCTCGGAGTGCCACGTGCTGACATCCATGGCCTATGATCGCTATGTGGCCATCACTAACCCACTTTTATATAACATAGCCATGTCCCCTAAAGTGTGCTGCAATCTTATGTTTGGTTCATACCTGATGGCATTTTCTAGTTCGATGGCCCACACTGTATGCATGCAGAGACTGACCTTCTGTGATAGTAACACCATCAACCATTATTTCTGTGACATCCTTCCTGTGCTCCAGCTCTCCTGCACAAGCACCTTTGTCAATGAGCTGGTGGTGTACATTGTGTCAGTTATCAGCATCATCATACCCAGTCTCACCATCTTTATCTCTTATGGTTTCATTCTCTGCAGCATCCTCCGCATCAATTCTATTGAGGGCAAGTTCAAAGCTTTCAGCACCTGCAGTTCCCACATAATGGctgtttctctgttctttggaTCCTGTGCATTTATGTATCTCCAACCATCTTCTGCCAGGTCTATGAATGAGGGAAAAATCTCTTCTGTGTTTTACACCACTGTTGTTCCTATGATGAACCCCTTAATCTACAGCTTGAGAAATAAAGATGTAATTCTTGCCCTaaggaaaaccctgaaaagaagaataatttga